In one Kitasatospora cineracea genomic region, the following are encoded:
- a CDS encoding DivIVA domain-containing protein, giving the protein MFVVIVIAMALVVGGAAVVALGGGGTLPEAEHDRLAVRLPQDRALNRTDVDELRLPMALRGYRMDEVDDLLDRLGAELSLRDARIAELEAVGAVRGSVAATEGATGEPLPGLESFTAVLEKAPQGPATGEVTADAEGGVTEATDLVADEDTAAGPAAAERKGDRA; this is encoded by the coding sequence GTGTTCGTGGTGATCGTGATCGCGATGGCCCTGGTGGTCGGCGGCGCCGCAGTGGTGGCGCTCGGCGGTGGCGGAACGCTGCCCGAGGCCGAGCACGACCGGCTCGCCGTGCGCCTCCCGCAGGACCGCGCGCTCAACCGCACCGACGTCGACGAACTCCGCCTCCCGATGGCCCTGCGCGGCTACCGGATGGACGAGGTCGACGACCTGCTCGACCGCCTCGGCGCCGAACTCTCCCTCCGCGACGCGCGGATCGCCGAACTCGAGGCCGTCGGCGCGGTCCGCGGCTCGGTGGCCGCCACCGAGGGCGCGACCGGCGAACCGCTGCCCGGGCTGGAGTCCTTCACCGCCGTCCTGGAGAAGGCGCCGCAGGGCCCGGCGACCGGCGAGGTCACCGCGGACGCGGAGGGCGGCGTCACCGAGGCCACCGACCTGGTCGCGGACGAGGACACCGCGGCGGGCCCGGCCGCCGCCGAGCGGAAGGGCGACCGGGCGTGA